CTAAGCAACAATGCAGGAGTTTTAACAGCTACTATAAAAACAAAAGGCAAGATAGAAGAGATAGAGATACCTGCCATCATCAAAGTAAAAGATAAATTTACACTAAATGGTAAAGATATAACAGACAAGCTAGACACTACAGCCTTTAAAGCCATAAACGACTCTTTAAACTCAGAGGAATTTAAAGAAGGAGTTATAAGAGAGCTAAGATCAAACTCAAATACCCCAATAGATGAAGAGACAATAAATCAAGTAAAAGCAGTTCTAATATTAAAGAGTGGGAAGATAAGACAACTACTCTTAGCGGTATGGGAGCTCTAATAATAACAGCCATCGTTACATTCCTAACAGCAGGAGCTGGAACCGCTGTAGCTGGAGCACTTGGAGCTGCTGCTAGCTCAACCGCAAGTGCAGCCATATCAGCTATGACAACAGCTGTCATAGCAAACTCAACAGTCCAACTAACAAACAATCTCTTATCTCATGGCAAGGTTAAGTGACGCATCATCCCTAGCTAAATCAGCCATTAGTGCAGGGGAGTAGGGACTCATATGTTAGTAGCTATATATCAAGTATAAGCACTCTAAGTAATACTAATATCATAAATACACCAACTTATACTTTCTCTTATGCAGACCTACTAAAGCTCCACATCAAACGCAGCAATAAACTCTGCCATCTATAAAACAAACTTTAAAGATGCACTACTATCAAATTTAATCTCTAAAGCAACAGACAATGCTTACAAGGCAGTAGGAGGCTACTCAAGCAGTGAAGCAAATATAAACTCTAACTCACTATTTAAAGAATCAGGCTTAGGTAAGATAGCTCTTCACTCAGCCGTAGGAGCACTATCAGCAAAGTTATCTCATGAAAACGTTGCAGCTGGTGCATTAAGTGGAGCTGTAAATGAAGCAGTCTCTTCTATATTATATAAAGACACATCAAATATGAGCACTAAAGAGATAGAAGCTTATAACAATAAACGCCTACTAGCATCCCAGCTAATAGGAATAATAGCTGGAGGCATAGCTAATGGAGATAAAGGAGCAAACACAGGATATAAGATAACCACAAGTGCAGATACTTATAATAGACAGCTTCATCAAAGAGAGATAGACTTTATAAACAATAAAAACAATATAGAAAGCTTTAAATCAAAGCTTCAAACTACAACAAATAAAATTTATAGTGATGATGAAGCAAAATCTATCCTAGCAAAAGCAGCACTATCTCTAACAGATAGATCATTTAACGAAGCATATAGACAAAGCCTAAGCTCAAATGAGTCTTTACAATATAGAACTAGCAACAATTTCATAAAAGCAAGTAGCTTTTTACAATACAACAGCCTAGATAATACAAATGCCTTTAATCCAGATAAAAAGCAATATGAGGATAGGGTATATCTATCTAGATAGTTTTACTAACAATAGAAGGACACATGATAAAAGCAATTTAAAAGTAGATACAAAAGCTTAGTAATGATATAGCAAACTTTGCAACAGGGTTTGCAAAAGGTGGAATAAATCTTGTAAAAGATACAATAACGGGAGTTTATCATTTAGTAAATAACCCAAAAGAATTTGTTAATGCGTTGGCTAATATCCCAAATATACCAAGTGAAATAAAAGAAGGTATAGACAAAGGCGACCTTGATGTAGTATTAGGTGACTATGAGAGTGTAACTGCAAGGGATACTGAATTTATAGCTGGACTTACTGGCTCTGGTGCTATTACAAACAAAGCTGGAAAAGCAACTTGGGATAGAGTTGGCGATGGTGTTTTAAAGCCAATTGACGATATTGTTGATAGTTTTTCGAAATATCATATAAATAATACCTTGAGTGGTTTAGACAATTTTTCAAAAAATATACCAAACATTGGCAATATTCCAAATAGAGAACTTGCACAAAATATAAATAAAGCGGTGCAAGATATTATTAAGGAACCTATAAAAACAAATACACAACTTAAAAAACATAATGGCTCTATCTATAACAATTATGAGAAAATTTGATTACCATCTATATCTAACGGAAAAAGAAATACAATATAGAGAATACAGGGTGGAACCAGTAGATAAAGCAAAAATGTTCATAGAATAGTAGTGGGAAGCGACGGAACTATATTACTCAAACAACCATTATGGACAAAAATGGGAATGGTATCCCTTTTTATAGAGTTGGTGTATTGCCAAAAAGAAACGATAAATAAAATGTTTGGAGGTATTAAATGATAGAAGTTAGAATTGATTTTTGATGAAATTGATAAGATTAGAGAATTGAACTATGCTTATGGCAATCGTATTCCAGAAAATATAAAAGAAAAGATGCTATATTTTTTATCGCTAAAACTAAATTACCTCCAACTCATAATTGGGATACATTTAAAGATTCTATCAATATTTGCATTTTTAAGGAATTGCAAGAATTTAAACCAGAAGACGGTTGGGCTAGCTATGATGAATTACTTTAATGATAAAAAGAAGAAGATAATAAATGTGGAGTTAAAAAAATAAACAAGGCGTTAGGGATAATTTAAAGTTAATTTTTTTATAAATTTTTAATAAATTTTACAAAGAACATAACGAATTAGCAAATAAATTATTGGATTTCATCAGCGATGTGAAAAAGTGAAATGTTAAATTACTGTGATAAAAAAATAATAATGATTTTTAAAATATTACAGTAGTTATCAAAAGTTAAAAGATGAAAATAACTCAAAATAAACAAGTGAAGTTAGAAATTTTGAAGGTGTAAAAACGGAGTCAAATTAAAATTCAAATCATCGCTTGATCTATAGTAGTTTGAAAATGGCTACAACGTAGAGGCTAGCTCTCATACTTCTAAAAAGAGCAAGATATCTTTAAATCCAAACGCATTTTATAAGAGCAGCTTTGATCTTGTTGCAAATGGCAGTAAAAAGGCAGTTTATAGCACTATAGACTCAGGCAATGATATAAATTTAAATGCCAAAAGTGCTCTTAGCCTAAAAGGTGCAAACCTAAACTCTGGCAATGATACAAATTTAAACGCAGAGCTTATAGCTATATCAAACACAAATGATGAAAGCTACCATAAAGAGGAGCATAAGAGTAGCAGAGTAGGGTATCTTAAAAGCCTAATGAAGTGCTAAAAGATATCGTTGTCGATCTAAAAAGAAAGCTAAACCCTCTAAAAAGAAGCAAAAGATAAATTTAGCTCACTTAGCACACCTACATTTGTAATAGGAAAAACATCTACCAAGATTTCAGAAAGCAATAGCCTAGAAGCTAAAAGCCACTAACATAAAAAGCTGGCAATAATATAAATATCAATGCCAATAAAGATATAAACATAGTAGCCTCAAATGTAGATGCTAAAGAGAACTTAAATTTAAAGGCTAATGAAGCGATAGAAATTTCATCTACAAATAGCATCTCTAATGCCAAGTCAGAATCAACCGCAAGAAAAATCCTAGGCAAACAAAGCGCGTCAGCAAGCTCAACAAATGAAGAGGTTGTTAGCTCAAATTTAAACTCCAAAAACATAAACATAGCCTCAAACCAAGATACTACACTTATAGGCTCAAATATCAGCGCAGATGAGAGCTTAGATATAAAAGCTGATAATTTAAATTTACTCCCAGCATCATATAGCCTAGAGAGCTCATCTAAATTTAAAGACTCAGGCTTTGGCGATCTAATGAAATCAAATGGTGAAGAGAGTAGCTCAAACTATAACCTTGCTACAAGCACACTATCGGCAAAAGATATAAGCCTAAGCTCAAATACCATAAACGCTCTAGCATCTGTAATAGAGGCTACTAATGTAGATGTAAATACAAAGCTTTTAAATTTAGTCTCAGCAAAGAGCACATCTGTAAATACAAGCCTAAGCAACAATGCAGGAGTTTTAACAGCTACTATAAAAACAAAAGGCAAGATAGAAGAGATAGAGATACCTGCCATCATCAAAGTAAAAGATAAATTTACACTAAATGGTAAAGATATAACAGACAAGCTAGACACTACAGCCTTTAAAGCCATAAACGACTCTTTAAACTCAGAGGAATTTAAAGAAGGAGTTATAAGAGAGCTAAGATCAAACTCAAATACCCCAATAGATGAAGAGACAATAAATCAAGTAAAAGCAGTTCTAAATTCTAAAGAGTGGGAAGATAAGACAACTACTCTTAGCGGTATGGGAGCTCTAATAATAACAGCCATCGTTACATTCCTAACAGCAGGAGCTGGAACCGCTGTAGCTGGAGCACTTGGAGCTGCTGCTAGCTCAACCGCAAGTGCAGCCATATCAGCTATGACAACAGCTGTCATAGCAAACTCAACAGTCCAACTAACAAACAATCTCTTATCTCATGGCAAGGTTAAATTTGACGCATCATCCCTAGCTAAATCAGCCATTAGTGCAGGGGTAGGCTCATATGTTAGTAGCTATATATCAAGTATAAGCACTCTAAGTAATACTAATATCATAAATACACCAACTTATACTTTCTCTTATGCAGACCTACTAAGCTCCACATCAAACGCAGCAATAAACTCTGCCATCTATAAAACAAACTTTAAAGATGCACTACTATCAAATTTAATCTCTAAAGCAACAGACAATGCTTACAAGGCAGTAGGAGGCTACTCAAGCAGTGAAGCAAATATAAACTCTAACTCACTATTTAAAGAATCAGGCTTAGGTAAGATAGCTCTTCACTCAGCCGTAGGAGCACTATCAGCAAAGTTATCTCATGAAAACGTTGCAGCTGGTGCATTAAGTGGAGCTGTAAATGAAGCAGTCTCTTCTATATTATATAAAGACACATCAAATATGAGCACTAAAGAGATAGAAGCTTATAACAATAAACGCCTACTAGCATCCCAGCTAATAGGAATAATAGCTGGAGGCATAGCTAATGGAGATAAAGGAGCAAACACAGGATATAAGATAACCACAAGTGCAGATACTTATAATAGACAGCTTCATCAAAGAGAGATAGACTTTATAAACAATAAAAACAATA
This genomic stretch from Campylobacter concisus harbors:
- a CDS encoding hemagglutinin repeat-containing protein, giving the protein MSLNPNAFYKSSFDLVANGSKKAVYSTIDSGNDINLNAKSALSLKGANLNSGNDTNLNAELIAISNTNDESYHKEEHKSSRVGYLKSLMKC
- a CDS encoding DUF637 domain-containing protein, whose protein sequence is MKSNGEESSSNYNLATSTLSAKDISLSSNTINALASVIEATNVDVNTKLLNLVSAKSTSVNTSLSNNAGVLTATIKTKGKIEEIEIPAIIKVKDKFTLNGKDITDKLDTTAFKAINDSLNSEEFKEGVIRELRSNSNTPIDEETINQVKAVLNSKEWEDKTTTLSGMGALIITAIVTFLTAGAGTAVAGALGAAASSTASAAISAMTTAVIANSTVQLTNNLLSHGKVKFDASSLAKSAISAGVGSYVSSYISSISTLSNTNIINTPTYTFSYADLLSSTSNAAINSAIYKTNFKDALLSNLISKATDNAYKAVGGYSSSEANINSNSLFKESGLGKIALHSAVGALSAKLSHENVAAGALSGAVNEAVSSILYKDTSNMSTKEIEAYNNKRLLASQLIGIIAGGIANGDKGANTGYKITTSADTYNRQLHQREIDFINNKNNIESFKSKLQTTTNKIYSDDEAKSILAKAALSLTDRSFNEAYRQSLSSNDLYNIELATNFIKQSSFYNTSLDNTNAFNPDKKQYEDRYIYLDSFTNNREFYDKNLKVDTKLSNDIANFATGFAKGGINLVKDTITGVYHLVNNPKEFVNALANIPNIPSEIKEGIDKGDLDVVLGDYESVTARDTEFIAGLTGSGAVANKAGKAAWDRFGKKPSEVTSDVTKIDNPAIEAVKDKDSAANVALYEKYKKELYFLEIFNSDGTLTENAIKASKIINSSSGEKIGNKKLIAELSKRGDIKDWVKAKVKVGKDEVHFYKNLKTNEVYYEMDYKTKFGGKK